In a single window of the Microcoleus sp. FACHB-672 genome:
- a CDS encoding right-handed parallel beta-helix repeat-containing protein, with amino-acid sequence MVKAGTAGVKGELADDLVSQRLEPVVFYVALNGNDAWSGQQADPNTAKTDGPFATIQKARDAIRKLKREQGDTLKQPVSVLLRGGTYFLSEPIVFTPEDSGTAKFPITYEAYRDEKPVISGGQRVTGWQQEGNVWKATLPTLEKGSWDFLTLRVGNEWATRARYPNFEPQNPYKGGWLFAKNTSPSKTEVVVDPAKFPSWSDWSNAEINTYTNTGYWNAILPIERVDKDKHTLHIKLPEEKIEQGNRFYIANVREALDSPGEWCLNKKTGDVYYWPLQQDFKKLEIVVPKLAVVIYLEGNIKTKKYVESINFKKLIFTDTTSPGRGYAWRMHAGIWLTGARKCKIEDCTFTRLVGYGILIKEGSSDNQILSNKMEKLGQGGVLLATSNLEGQELPSPSSNLIANNYIYECGLIYKGVAGVSILKGQKNRIAYNQISRMPRWGVCIAYDSQNNVIEYNEVIDTNLESVDTGAIYTYGKTKKLSDNIIRFNLIRNSVGLGTTPEGRILSPHYTWGIYLDAFSIRTMVYGNIVVGTVRGGLCILGGKSNVVENNIFVNGIEAQITVLALDEFMRENVFRHNIVLFENINANLWVSNPALWKPERLAEVNNNLYWNTGALDLANTARGITPEGNFAKWQAAGFDRNSLIAPPLFVAPEKGDFRLKPESPALKLGFQPIPIERIGPKGFNRSKETTVR; translated from the coding sequence ATGGTTAAGGCCGGCACTGCTGGGGTTAAGGGTGAGCTAGCCGATGATTTAGTTTCTCAACGATTAGAACCTGTTGTATTTTATGTAGCGCTTAACGGCAATGATGCTTGGTCTGGTCAACAAGCAGATCCCAATACAGCAAAGACAGATGGCCCATTCGCTACGATCCAGAAGGCACGAGATGCTATTCGCAAGCTTAAGCGTGAGCAAGGAGACACACTCAAGCAACCTGTCAGTGTTTTATTGCGCGGTGGCACTTACTTTTTGAGTGAGCCGATAGTATTTACCCCTGAAGATTCTGGCACTGCTAAATTTCCCATAACCTACGAAGCATATCGTGATGAGAAGCCGGTGATCAGCGGTGGACAGCGCGTTACAGGTTGGCAGCAAGAGGGGAATGTTTGGAAAGCTACTCTGCCGACACTGGAGAAAGGAAGTTGGGATTTCCTTACGTTAAGAGTAGGTAATGAGTGGGCAACTCGCGCCCGGTATCCTAACTTTGAACCCCAAAATCCATATAAAGGTGGATGGTTGTTTGCTAAGAATACCTCGCCCAGTAAAACTGAAGTAGTTGTTGATCCCGCAAAGTTTCCCTCATGGTCAGACTGGAGCAACGCAGAAATCAACACTTATACGAATACAGGATATTGGAATGCTATTCTTCCTATCGAACGTGTAGACAAAGATAAACACACACTACATATTAAGTTGCCCGAAGAAAAAATTGAACAGGGAAATCGTTTCTATATTGCGAATGTTCGGGAAGCTTTAGACAGTCCTGGTGAGTGGTGTTTAAATAAAAAAACTGGCGACGTTTATTACTGGCCTTTACAGCAAGATTTTAAAAAATTAGAAATAGTTGTTCCAAAATTAGCTGTAGTAATTTATTTAGAAGGAAACATAAAAACCAAGAAATATGTAGAAAGCATTAATTTTAAAAAGCTTATTTTTACTGACACCACTTCGCCTGGTCGGGGTTATGCTTGGCGAATGCATGCTGGGATTTGGTTGACAGGCGCACGAAAATGTAAAATAGAAGATTGTACCTTTACTCGCCTGGTTGGCTATGGAATCTTAATCAAAGAAGGTTCTTCTGATAATCAAATTTTAAGCAATAAGATGGAGAAATTAGGGCAAGGTGGCGTATTACTGGCAACAAGTAATCTTGAAGGGCAAGAATTACCTTCCCCATCTTCTAACCTAATTGCCAACAATTATATTTATGAATGTGGACTAATTTATAAAGGGGTTGCCGGTGTATCTATATTAAAAGGTCAGAAAAATCGAATCGCTTACAATCAAATTAGTCGAATGCCAAGATGGGGAGTTTGCATAGCCTACGATTCTCAAAATAATGTTATAGAATACAACGAAGTTATCGATACAAACTTAGAAAGTGTTGACACAGGGGCGATTTATACATACGGAAAAACCAAAAAATTATCTGACAACATCATTCGATTCAACCTTATCCGCAACTCAGTAGGGTTGGGGACTACCCCTGAAGGGCGCATCCTTAGTCCTCACTACACTTGGGGTATCTACCTTGACGCTTTTAGCATTAGGACAATGGTTTATGGAAACATTGTTGTGGGGACAGTGCGGGGAGGTCTCTGTATCCTTGGGGGCAAGAGCAATGTTGTGGAAAACAACATTTTCGTTAATGGTATAGAGGCTCAAATAACTGTGCTGGCACTTGACGAATTCATGAGAGAAAATGTTTTTCGGCACAACATTGTTTTGTTTGAAAACATAAATGCCAATCTTTGGGTTAGCAATCCAGCCTTATGGAAACCTGAGCGGTTGGCTGAGGTTAACAACAACCTTTACTGGAACACAGGGGCTTTAGACTTAGCTAATACAGCCAGGGGAATTACGCCGGAGGGGAACTTTGCCAAATGGCAAGCAGCTGGCTTCGACCGCAACTCACTCATTGCGCCACCGCTGTTTGTTGCGCCTGAAAAAGGAGACTTTCGCCTGAAACCGGAATCACCGGCCCTTAAATTAGGTTTTCAGCCTATCCCAATCGAACGTATCGGCCCTAAAGGATTCAATCGTAGCAAAGAGACCACAGTAAGGTAA
- a CDS encoding zinc-dependent dehydrogenase → MKAQVFRGVNQLSYEEVPVPAIASDEVLVKVQVVGLCQSDIKKIRYPLYEPPRIFGHETAGVIAAVGDAVTNWQVGQRVVVMHHIPCMHCIYCLNENFSMCETYKNITTTAGFTPSGGGFAECVKVPGHIVRNGGLIPIPHEVSFEQASFVEPTNCCLKAVKKAQIAPGQTVLVTGAGPIGLMFIMLVKYFGARALATDLLPSRIEKALQVGADAAFDARNAELSAKVQAVTNGLGVDTTLLAVPSEKAFFQALDCTRKGGKILFFAEFPDEVEIPINPNILYRREIDLMGSYSSSYRLQALSADLVFNKRIDVEALISDHYPLQDLAAAVDRAVQPAAETYKILIYP, encoded by the coding sequence ATGAAAGCACAAGTTTTTAGAGGTGTCAACCAACTGAGCTACGAAGAGGTGCCGGTGCCGGCAATTGCATCTGATGAAGTGCTGGTAAAGGTTCAAGTCGTTGGGTTGTGCCAGTCTGATATCAAAAAAATTCGCTATCCCCTCTACGAACCCCCACGAATCTTTGGTCATGAAACAGCAGGGGTGATTGCGGCAGTTGGAGATGCAGTGACAAATTGGCAAGTGGGGCAGAGAGTTGTGGTGATGCACCATATTCCCTGTATGCACTGTATATACTGCCTGAATGAAAACTTTTCCATGTGCGAAACCTACAAAAACATCACCACAACAGCGGGGTTTACACCCAGCGGTGGCGGTTTTGCAGAGTGTGTCAAAGTTCCGGGGCATATTGTTCGTAACGGCGGGTTGATTCCAATTCCTCATGAAGTGAGTTTTGAGCAAGCCAGTTTTGTCGAACCCACTAACTGTTGTCTCAAGGCAGTAAAGAAGGCCCAGATCGCTCCAGGACAAACCGTTTTAGTGACGGGGGCAGGGCCGATCGGGCTGATGTTTATTATGTTAGTAAAATATTTTGGAGCCAGAGCGCTCGCTACCGATTTGTTACCCTCTCGCATAGAGAAAGCCTTGCAAGTAGGGGCAGATGCTGCTTTTGACGCCCGCAATGCCGAGTTGTCGGCTAAGGTGCAGGCGGTTACTAATGGCTTAGGAGTGGATACGACTTTACTGGCAGTCCCCAGTGAAAAAGCTTTTTTTCAAGCTCTTGATTGCACCCGCAAAGGTGGAAAAATCCTGTTTTTTGCCGAGTTTCCTGACGAGGTAGAAATTCCGATTAATCCCAACATTCTCTACCGGCGGGAAATTGACCTGATGGGCAGTTACAGTTCTTCCTATCGATTGCAAGCACTCTCTGCTGATCTTGTGTTCAATAAGCGAATAGATGTGGAAGCGCTAATTAGCGATCACTATCCGTTGCAAGATTTAGCAGCAGCAGTGGATCGGGCTGTGCAGCCGGCGGCAGAAACCTATAAGATTCTCATTTATCCCTGA